From the Panulirus ornatus isolate Po-2019 chromosome 42, ASM3632096v1, whole genome shotgun sequence genome, the window ATGTGCTAGAATATACAAATGTTTACCATGTACATTTACTCAAAGTTCTCTGTATTGCAGCCTGTATGGGGGCCCTGGCCCTGGGCACGGTGATGGGTTACTCGTCCCCAGCTGGACCTCACCTCCTCAGTAACAGCACCCAGGAGTGGTTACAACTGAGCCAGGAACAGTACAACTGGTTCTCATCGTCGCCCAACCTGGGAGCTGCAGCTGGTGGGCTGGCGGGCGGCCCGATCATCAAtctgctggggaggagaggcaCCATTATGGCCTCTGTCTTACCCTGCCTGGTCGGCTGGGCGCTAATCGGTATGTTAGGTCCCCCAACTTTGACTTCTGCGAATCACGAACACAGTAACAATGAACAATTAGTCTTTACTTCCTTGCAAAATATGAAGTTTTGATTTGTTTGTGCTAACTGGATAGCTGATGATGTTCAAGTAAGATTACTATGggggcccatagccatggtttaagtaaaatccCTAAATTCAGACaataatgacccaactaggccaatggactgccatgCAAACTTTGATTGCTAACTTTCCAGTAGGCTAAAGGAAAGCCAATAACCTTACATTTCATACCTAAATAGAATGACATGGGTACACAAGATATGACATTTGAATGTGCGTAAGCAAGCAGTAACTGGAATCTTAATATCTAGCTGGTTTGAACACTAACATAATCAGTCATTATACATAAGTCTGCAGACGTTTACTTCATATCAAATATCTTAGGCTACTCActgtatcagaaataatgtggcatgcatcctaacctAACCGATGaaatatctaaggctactcacagtagctgaaataatgtggcatgccCCATAACACAAATACTAACTAAACATCCTTATTCACAATTGCAATggacttcttgttctctggtgctgaaagttcactcgagtgtgtaacacatggtcttcGCTGGATTTTTAGTAGCTGGACTGCAGCCGGGTCTCTGGACGTGAATGTTTCTGTGGCCAAGCAATggaccctcgtcctccacgtcaggtcggtCCGTGATCGCGTTTCCTACAACGGCGCTGGGTCAATCACGTCAGAAGCACTTCCTTAATACTCTTACAGATAATCACCTCGCACAACTCTTCGCCTCACACAAGCTGCCCTCTTGGAATCGACGTTGTCGGTATCTCTTATAAACACATTATTAGCTCATTACCCTCACAAGGGGCAAGTCatgcacactgtataaagacactTTTTGTAACAAATTGAAGTGCTAGCTTACCGGGATGTCTTAGTGGATGTTGACTGCTGTTTCCCCGGACTGTCTCCAAGGAAATAGGGTCCTTAACTGACTCAACTGCGTCTTGTTTGTGTATTGCATGACTTGGAATTACGTTGGGTTGTTAAGGCAAGCATTTTAGCTTCCCTGGTTAATtacttcactatgtcactttgtcacttttccacactcgatacattttcgtggtgaCATTATTTGAAGCTGCATCACTGTATGTTCGTAATTGAGCACCGTAAATAGTAAACTTTTACATTTGACGTAATCCTATATGGAAACTGCTATGGACGAGGCCATTTTCCGTACAATTCAATCTCTATGATTAACTCATGATACATGATGCCAAGGGTAGTTTTACGTGTTAGTTCCTAgcattattcttacaatatgatactTTGCTCCTTACCAGCTAAACAATATTACGAGAGTATCCATAATTGGCATTTTTCTAAGATATAGCATGGTTATTATGGATCAGTTCTGGTGACTTGAGGTATGACCTGGTCATTATGGACCAGTTCTGGTAAACTAAGATATGACCTGGTCATTATGGACCAGTTCTGGTAAACTAAGATATGACCTGGTCATTATAGACCAGTTCTGGTAAACTGAGATATGACCTGGTCATTATGGACCAGTTCTGGTAAACTAAGATATGACCTGGTCATTATAGACCAGTTCTGGTAAACTAAGATATGACCTGGTCATTATGGACCAGTTCTGGTAAACTAAGATATGACCTGGTCATTATGGACCAGTTCTGGTAAACTGAGATATGACCTGGTCATTATGGACCAGTTCTGGTAAACTAAGATATGACCTGGTCATTATGGACCAGTTCTGGTAAACTAAGATATGACCTGGTCATTATGGACCAGTTCTGGTAAACTGAGATATGACCTGGTCATTATGGACCAGTTCTGGTAAACTAAGATATGACCTGGTCATTATGGACCAGTTCTGGTAAACTGAGATATGACCTGGTCATTATAGACCAGTTCTTGTGACTCGAGATATGACCAAAACATTTTGGGCCAGTTCTTGTGAAGTCTGAAAATGACTTTGGCCAACTGTATTTTGTCTTGCACTTCACTAGCCCCTGACAGACCCTTAGGTCATGAGGCTGACTCAATAGCTATTCAAAACATAAGACCTTCCGGAAATATTCAAAACATAAGGCCTTCCGGAAATATTCAAAACATAAGACCTTCCGGAAATATTCAAAACATAAGGCCTTCCGGAAATATTCAAAACATAAGGCCTTCCGGAAATATTCAAAACATAAGGCCTTCCGGAAATATTCAAAACATAAGGCCTTCCGGAAATATTCAAAACATAAGGCCTTCCGGAAATATTCAAAACATAAGGCCTTCCGGAAATATTCAAAACATAAGGCCTTCCGGAAATATTCAAAACATAAGGCCTTCCGGAAATATTCAAAACATAAGACCTTCCGGAAATATTCAAAACATAAGGCCTTCCGGAAATATCTTGTTTGACATTTGTAGTTTAGATAAACAATGTTTACAAATTTCCCTCAGGCGGTGGTCAGACCTTCATCATGCTGCTGTGTGGCCGTGTGTTGACGGGCATATGTGGCGGCCTGACTTGCGTTGCTGTGCCAGCTTACATCGGAGAGTTTGCCTCCGCCGACGTGAGAGGCTCGCTAGGTGAGTTCATGGCTTGCTCACAATAATGTAAAGAGCTACATTGTCTTGCGTGTCATTTCCTCTTcatattgattttcttttttcatacttgttcgttgTTTCCTacgtagcaaggtagcaccaggaacacacgaagTATGGCTTCAGTTGCTCACATTCACCCTAGCTGTAATGTATCATGCACTAAAACTAAAGCCTCTCTGTCCACAGATaagtcccacacacctttccatggattcCCCTGACCGCTTTATATATCCTGGTTCATCACATTGAGAGAAAGCCGCACCCTAAATACTATATAGCTGCCTTTTGTTCAATTCCATAAACGCTTTACACCCTCAAGCATGGTTAGGAACCCAGtatctcaaagcatctttcactccattcttccatcttcctcttagttctctttctcctcgttccccttaGCACTGATATGTATACACTCTTAGTCAGccttttctctctcatcctcgCTATATGTCCATATCTTCTTAACACAACCTAGAGCCCATACATCGTTTCCTAATAACGCCACTGAtaccactacatcatcaaacatacctatcacGGACACCGACCTCTCCCCACATTCCTCAAGGCAACCAGGACCTTACTCCCTAAGGTACCCTATGGCTTACATTATAgttcctatggttccatccacttccatgtccactacCTGGGGTCTAAAACACTAAACTCCCATCAGGACCTTCCCATTCAAGCTCACAttccgaactctctctctctctctctctctctctctctctctctctctctctctctctctctctctctctctctcctgctaaacTTGATAACCTAACTTTTCTTCATATTAATCTtttcacactctcccaaattcaaaatgaaacttctgcaggttctcattcgaatctgccaccaacacCGTGTCGTCAACAAACAACTGCCTACATCCCGGGCTCCCCAACCACCAACAGATTGAggacgtgcccctctctccaagaccctcacattcacctctctcaccaacCAATTCATAAGCAGGTTACCCAGCCATGGTAGCATCATACACCtttgctgcagacccaccttcacctgaaactaCTCGCCTTCATCTCTTTCTACTCCCACACAAACCAGATTCTCTTTATCAAAATTGTTTCTTGCTTTTGCTAGCTTTCCTTCAACACCACATATTCGTAAaatcttccataaagcatttctTTCATCCCTACCATATGCtgtctccatatccataaatgccacatcaaattcttatgtttctcttaacattttcacacaaattcttcaaagcaaacaactgatccatacatcctctagcactcctgaagccacaatcCCCTCCACTCtgttgctctgtgcatgccaccaccttctcatccaccactctccTATACAGCTCACAatatatactcaacaaatgtatacgtCTCTAATTCGAACAGTCACCTTTGTTTCCAATTACTTTATACATTGGTCCAGTGCaggcattccactaatcctctggcacctcatctTGAGCCACAAGTACAGAGAAAATCCTATCTAGCCTATCAACAACattgagcccccccccccccatcccttcatTGAGGAACTGATCTGAATTTTCATCCTTTCTAGCCACTTTGTCGTCACGTTTCATCATGTACACGGTAATCACcgtacacattcaacagtccttccaaATGCTCGCCCcatttcctcttcatttcttCAACTGCTCCCTTCAATGACGCTCCCATGTATTTTctttctcctcacactattctCCTATTAGTACATTTTATTCCCTCGAAAGATTGttaatactctctcatcccaacacttatttgcccttttttgttTCTATACCTTCCTCCTGATCTCCTACTGTATCCTCGTGTATATTTCTCAATGACTCACCGTTTCCTTACGGGTACGGCTCCTAgatttcttttactctttcagTAATGACAACTTCTTGATCTCAACACTCCCTACCCTTACTTACATCCCACATTACTCCATTTGCATGTCATacacatctctcgcacatgtaagcactgcttctctaaagACTTCACATTCCTCACCGATTCCCAGGTACTTCTTCACCAGCCAGGAACTGTTACAAGTTCTTACCTCGGCTTCAGCTGCAGCTCTTCTTTTAACAGGAAGCGGCTTCCAGCTGATGATCACTGTGGGAGTGGTTTACGCCTATGTCCTGGGCACAGCTGTTGGTACCTGGCGGCAGATGGCACTAGCATGCGTCCTTCCCTCGGCACTTTGCTTCCTGATGCTCCTATTCACCCACGAGTCCCCAGTCTATCTTCTTTATAAAGGAAAAGATGTGGCGGCAGCGGCGGCCTTGCAGTACTTTAGGGGTAAGAGCCAACACTGAACCAAAGTGGCGGATGGAACATAGTGAACCTGACCTGGATGGAGAGTGGTAAGTCTCTGTTTGGTGGAGGATGGCGAGCCTATGGTGGATGGAGCATGATGAGTCTACTCCTGCTGGTGGGGGTTGAGCGAGTCTACTCCTGTTGATAGGGGCTGAGTGAGTCTACTCCTTGTGGGGGCTCCGTGAGTTTATTCCTGCTGGTGAGAGCTGAGCGAGTCTACCGTTGCTGGCGGGGGTTCAGTTAGTGTACTTCTACTATTGGGAGTTAGCGAATCTACTTCTGCTGGTATGGGCTGAGTAAGTCTACTTCTGGTAATGGGACTAATTCTTCCCTGCTGCTTCGCCCCTCAGGTCCTAGCTACGATACAAATACTGAGCTGAAGGTACTGCAGCAGTCTGTGGAGGATATCCACAAGAGGGAGGCGTCTCTGGCTGACCTTCTGAAACCTGGCAATGTTAAGCCCTTCATCATCTGCCTCTCGCTCCTGCTGTTTTCACAGTTCTCCGGGGTCACCCCCATCATCTTTAATATGGCAACAGTGTTTAAGGTAAACTGTCTACGGTGGTAACAACTGTTCAAGACCACCATCTACAATGGCTTAGCTTAACATCTTATACCTGACTTCATTCACTGGTTTTGCGTAACTTAATATGTAGAGCTAATTCAGATTCATTATGAATTTCAATATtgttttttcatcatactttgtcgctgtcttccgcgttagcgaggtagcgcaaggaaacagacgaaagaatggcccaacccacccacatacacatgtatgtatataaacgcacacatacatacatatacctgtacatttcaacgtatacatacctatacatgcacatataaacacatatgcatattcatacttgctgccttcatccgtttcgtcgccaccacgccacacatgaaatggcaccccttccccccgcgtgcgtgcgaggtagcgctaggaaaagacaacaaaggccacattcgttcacattcagtctctagctgtcatgtgtaatgcaccgaaaccatagctccctttccaaatctaggccccacagaactttccatggtttaccccagacgcttcacatgctctggttcaatccattgacagcactttgaccccgatatatcacatcgctccaattcactctatttcttgcacgccattcaccctccttcatgtttaggccccgatagctcaaaatctttttctctccatccttccgcctccaattaggtctcccacttctcctcgttccctccacctctgacacatatatcccctttgtcaatctttcctcactcattctctctatgtgactaaaccatttcaatacaccttcttctgctctctcaaccacactcttcttattaccacacatctctcttaccctttcatcacttactcgatcaaaccacctcacacctcatattgtcctcaagcatctcatttccaacacatccaccctcctccgcacaacactgcctgtagcccatgcctcgcaaccatataacattgttggaaccactattccttcaaacatacccattttcgctctccgagataacgttctcgccttctacacatttttcaacgctcccagaacctccgccccctccccaccctaccgcttccatagttcccttcgctgctaaatccactcccagatatataaaacacttcacttcctccagtttttctccattcaaacttacctcccagtttacttgtccctcaactctaatgtacctaataaccttgctcttattcacatttacactcggctttcttctttcacacactttaccaaactcagtcaccagcttctgcagtttctcacccgaatcagccaccagcgctgtatcatcagtgaacatcaaccgactcacttcccaagccctctcattcataagagactgcaaacttgcccctctctccaatatcttgcatttacctccctaacaaccccatccataagcaaatcaaactaccatggagacatcacgaacccctgccgcaaacagacattcactgagaaccaatcactttcctctcttacgcgtacacatgccttacgtccttgataaaaaacttttcactgcttctagcaacttacctcccacaccatatattcctaataccttccaccaagcatctctatcaacgctatcatatgccttctccagatccataaaggccacatacagatccatctgtttttctaaatatttttcacatacattcttcaaagcaaacacctgatccacacatcctctaccacttctgaaaccacactgctcttccccaatctgatgctctgtacatgccttcaccctctcaatcaataccctctcataatttcccaggaatactcaacaaacttatacctctgtaatttgagcactcactcttatcccctttgccttcgtacaatggcactatgtaagcattccgccaatcctcaggcacctcaccatgaatcatacatacattaaataaccttaccgaccagtcaacaatacagtcacccccttttttaataaattccactgcaataccatccaaacctgctgccttgccggctttcatcttccgcaaggcttttactacctcttctctgtttaccaaatcattttccctaaccctctcactttgcacaccacctcgaccaaaacaccctatatctgccactctatcatcaaacacattcaacaaaccttcaaaatactcacttcatctccttctaacatcaccactacttgttatcacctccccattagcccccttcactgaagttcccatttgctcccttgtcttacgcactcaaTTTAtcacctgatgatacagcgctggtggctgattcatgtaagaaactgcagaagctggtgactgagtttggtaaagtgtgtgaaagaagaaacttaagggtaaatgtgaataagagcaaggttattaggtacagtagggttgagggtcaagtcatttggaaggcaagtttgaagagaaaaattggaggaagtaaagtgttttagatatccgggagtggatctggcagcagagggaaccatggaatcgaaagtaaatcataggatgggggagggggagaaaattctgggagccttgaagaatgtttggaagtcgagaacattatctcggaaagcaaaaatgggtatgtttgaaggaatagtggctccaacaatgttgtatggttgcgaggagtgggttatcgatagagttgtgcgtaggagggtggatgtgctggaaatgagatgtttgaggataatatgtggtgtgaggtggtttgatcgagtaagtaatgtaagggtaagagagatgtgtggaaataaaaagagtgtggttgagagagcaaaagagggtgttttgaaatggtttggtcacatggagagaatcagcgaggaaagattgaccaagaggttatatgtgtcagaggtggagggaacgagaagtgggagaccaaattggaggtggaaagatggagtgaaaaagattttgagtgatcggggcctgaacatgcagaagggtgaaaggcgtgcaaggaatagagtgaattggaacgatgtggtataccggggtcgacgtgctgtcaatggactgaaccagggcatgtgaagcgtgtggggtaaaccatggaaaattctgtggggcctggatgtggaaagggagctgtggtttcgggcgttattacatgacagctagagactgactggcctttgttgtcttttcctagcgctacctcgcacacatgaggggggagggggttgttattccatgtgtggcgatgggaataaataaagacagaaagtatgaattatgtacataggtatatgtctcacatgtgtatgtgggtgggttgggccattctttcgtctgtttccttgcgctacctcgctaacgcgggagacagtgacaaagcgaatatataatgagatatatatatatatatatatatatatatatatatatatatatatatatatatattgacgtgctgtcagtggattgaatcaaggcatgtgaagcgtctggggtaaaccatggaaagctgtgtaggtatgtatatttgcgtgtgtggacgtatgtatatacatgtatatgggggggggggggttgggccacttctttcgtctgtttccttgcgctacctcgcaaacgcgggagacagcgacaaagtataataataaaaaaaaaataatatatatatatatatatatatatatatatatatatatatattataacgaatctagctctcagtaatgaaggtgatggtcgatatagagcactgttgtctaggttatactgcgaggagaagacccgtcatgAATGActgaaaaattacaggtgtagaatgagcccaggttgacaatgatcagtattattaatcaaacataaaagtaacagcaagtataataactaattaaccacaaatcaaaaagcaatttcccagcacacaacataaaactatgttaatacaaccataagtgcatttaaccacaaaggcagcttgacttatataaaaaaaatcgttacgctcccctaccacaccaccacacctcggggaagagccactacacctcaggatgccgtctgggttgagactgccgtggaaggcatcggcaccgatatataaggagtgggtatgaagcccggcttgtctcagtcaaagtgagacgaagcaacaaggacttgaatgaacgcagaacgatctggttccaacgtggcagagaggcagttgtgcatagtatggaggacaaaataatataagattttaaatttaaacaagatgttaggagagtacatgataatatatatatacatatatgcaaagattcgaaccccgtaccatttgcgtgatAGCTGGGAACTCTAACTGCGAGGTTATGATCGCccccaacagggaaacgactattcgattgttagtaatccaatacccttaaaaagtgaaaagtttttatcgaggatgtaaggcatgtgtacgtgtgggaagagaggaaagtgattggttctcagtgaatgtaggttcgcgacaggggtgtgtgatgtctccatggttgtttaatttgtttatggatggggctgttagggaggtaaatgcaagagctttggaaagaggggcaagtattcagtctgttggggatgagagagcttgggaagtgagtcagttgttgttcgctgatgatacagcgctggtggctgattcatgtaagaaactgcagaagctggtgactgagtttggtaaagtgtgtgaaagaagaaacttaagggtaaatgtgaataagagcaaggttattaggtacagtagggttgagggtcaagtcatttggaaggcaagtttgaagagaaaaattggaggaagtaaagtgttttagatatccgggagtggatctggcagcagagggaaccatggaatcgaaagtaaatcataggatgggggagggggagaaaattctgggagccttgaagaatgtttggaagtcgagaacattatctcggaaagcaaaaatgggtatgtttgaaggaatagtggctccaacaatgttgtatggttgcgaggagtgggttatcgatagagttgtgcgtaggagggtggatgtgctggaaatgagatgtttgaggataatatgtggtgtgaggtggtttgatcgagtaagtaatgtaagggtaagagagatgtgtggaaataaaaagagtgtggttgagagagcaaaagagggtgttttgaaatggtttggtcacatggagagaatcagcgaggaaagattgaccaagaggttatatgtgtcagaggtggagggaacgagaagtgggagaccaaattggaggtggaaagatggagtgaaaaagattttgagtgatcggggcctgaacatgcagaagggtgaaaggcgtgcaaggaatagagtgaattggaacgatgtggtataccggggtcgacgtgctgtcaatggactgaaccagggcatgtgaagcgtgtggggtaaaccatggaaaattctgtggggcctggatgtggaaagggagctgtggtttcgggcgttattacatgacagctagagactgactggcctttgttgtcttttcctagcgctacctcgcacacatgaggggggagggggttgttattccatgtgtggcgatgggaataaataaagacagaaagtatgaattatgtacataggtatatgtctcacatgtgtatgtgggtgggttgggccattctttcgtctgtttccttgcgctacctcgctaacgcgggagacagtgacaaagcgaatatataatgagatatatatatatatatatatatatatatatatatatatatatatatatatatattgacgtgctgtcagtggattgaatcaaggcatgtgaagcgtctggggtaaaccatggaaagctgtgtaggtatgtatatttgcgtgtgtggacgtatgtatatacatgtatatgggggggggggggttgggccacttctttcgtctgtttccttgcgctacctcgcaaacgcgggagacagcgacaaagtataataataaaaaaaaaataatatatatatatatatatatatatatatatatatatatatattataacgaatctagctctcagtaatgaaggtgatggtcgatatagagcactgttgtctaggttatactgcgaggagaagacccgtcatgAATGActgaaaaattacaggtgtagaatgagcccaggttgacaatgatcagtattattaatcaaacataaaagtaacagcaagtataataactaattaaccacaaatcaaaaagcaatttcccagcacacaacataaaactatgttaatacaaccataagtgcatttaaccacaaaggcagcttgacttatataaaaaaaatcgttacgctcccctaccacaccaccacacctcggggaagagccactacacctcaggatgccgtctgggttgagactgccgtggaaggcatcggcaccgatatataaggagtgggtatgaagcccggcttgtctcagtcaaagtgagacgaagcaacaaggacttgaatgaacgcagaacgatctggttccaacgtggcagagaggcagttgtgcatagtatggaggacaaaataatataagattttaaatttaaacaagatgttaggagagtacatgataatatatatatacatatatgcaaagattcgaaccccgtaccatttgcgtgatAGCTGGGAACTCTAACTGCGAGGTTATGATCGCccccaacagggaaacgactattcgattgttagtaatccaatacccttaaaaagtgaaaagtttttatcgaggatgtaaggcatgtgtacgtgtgggaagagaggaaagtgattggttctcagtgaatgtaggtttgcggcaggggtgtgtgatgtctccatggttgtttaatttgtttatggatggggttgttagggaggtaaatgcaagagttttggaaagaggggcaagtatgaagtctgttggggatgagagagcttgggaagtgagtcagttgttgttcgctgatgatacagcgctggtggctgattcatgtgagaaactgcagaagctggtgactgagtttggtaaagtgtgtggaagaagaaagttaagagtaaatgtgaataagagcaaggttattaggtacagtagggttgagggtcaagtcaattgagaggtgagtttgaatggagaaaaactggaggaagtgaagtgttttagatatctgggagtggatctggcagcggatggaaccatggaagcggaagtggatcatagggtgggggagggggcgaaaattctggggccttgaagaatgtgtggaagtcgagaacattatctcggaaagcaaaaatgggtatgtttgaaggaatagtggttccaacaatgttgtatggttgcgaggcgtggactatggatagagttgtgcgcaggaggatggatgtgctagaaatgagatgtttgaggacaatgtgtggtgtgaggtggtttgatcgaatgagtaacgtaagggtaagagagatgtgtggaaataaaaagagcgtggttgagagagcagaagagggtgttttgaagtggtttgggcacatggagagaatgagtgaggaaagattgaccaagaggatatatgtgtcggaggtggagggaacgaggagaagagggagaccaaattggaggtggaaagatggagtgaaaaagattttgtgtgatcggggcctgaacatgcaggagggtgaaaggagggcaaggaatagagtgaattggagcgatgtggtataccggggttgacgtgctgtcagtggattgaatcaaggcatgtgaagcgtctggggtaaaccatggaaagctgtgtaggtatgtatatttgtgtgtgtggacgtatgtatatacatgtgtatgggggggggggccatttctttcgtct encodes:
- the LOC139761788 gene encoding solute carrier family 2, facilitated glucose transporter member 8-like isoform X1 — encoded protein: MQQLHKSTTDLVEGSSPSSITQYYTALSACMGALALGTVMGYSSPAGPHLLSNSTQEWLQLSQEQYNWFSSSPNLGAAAGGLAGGPIINLLGRRGTIMASVLPCLVGWALIGGGQTFIMLLCGRVLTGICGGLTCVAVPAYIGEFASADVRGSLGSGFQLMITVGVVYAYVLGTAVGTWRQMALACVLPSALCFLMLLFTHESPVYLLYKGKDVAAAAALQYFRGPSYDTNTELKVLQQSVEDIHKREASLADLLKPGNVKPFIICLSLLLFSQFSGVTPIIFNMATVFKDSGFAYSEDSGALVVGLVQVVATAGAALIMDRVGRRPLLLMSAALMTLSTGSLGVYFWLRMTEGRVWTAEWLGWLPLSSLILLLAAFSLGLGPVPWLMMGEVLPYEVKEAGGSVVTMLSRMAAFTITLIYLPLQEALGEHGVFWLFSGVCLLTLAFTLLVVPETRGKTLQEIREDFRSTSTIISLNICASRITNPHQATRGGAVNQALEHTV